In Camelina sativa cultivar DH55 chromosome 16, Cs, whole genome shotgun sequence, a single window of DNA contains:
- the LOC104752785 gene encoding probable disease resistance protein At1g61190, giving the protein MMHDVVREMALWIASDFGKHKENFVVQARVELHEVPKVKDWGAVRRMSLMANDIEEITCSSKCSRLTTLFLQSNWKLKNLSGEFIRSMKDLAVLDLSRNSNIIELPEEMSELTSLQFLDLSGTSIKQLPVGFQELKKLMHLDLAFTNRLCSINGISKLPSLRVLKLEDSNVVHGYVSKKYYSDETRARAEVSLVKKLQLLEHLQVLTIALSTDLGLEHISGDQRLANYVNVVKMHEFQQKPLNISLLVNMENLCELRMLYTHVSEINSYTNFSESRTDSSDLYNPTSPCFTNLSLVNIIHCNGIKDLTWLLFAPNLVELRIVHSEELEEIINKEKETNITGLIPFLKLQSLSLSSLPKLESIYWCPLPFPFLRELDASYCPKLRKLPLNALSVLRVEELVISMDPREQRIDLEWEDEVTKKRFSPSFIALSQV; this is encoded by the exons ATGATGCATGACGTGGTTCGCGAAATGGCTTTGTGGATTGCATCCGATTTTGGGAAACATAAAGAGAATTTTGTTGTACAAGCAAGAGTCGAATTACATGAAGTACCAAAAGTCAAGGACTGGGGAGCTGTGAGAAGAATGTCATTAATGGCTAATGATATTGAAGAGATAACATGCAGTTCCAAGTGTTCTCGTCTTACCACTCTGTTCCTCCAAAGTAATTGGAAACTGAAGAATCTCTCAGGTGAATTCATCCGGTCTATGAAAGACCTAGCTGTTTTGGATCTATCACGTAATTCCAACATCATTGAACTTCCAGAGGAGATGTCAGAACTGACATCCTTGCAGTTTCTTGACTTGTCGGGTACAAGTATTAAGCAACTACCTGTTGGTTTCCAAGAGTTGAAAAAGCTAATGCACCTGGATTTGGCTTTTACAAATAGACTTTGTAGTATCAATGGGATATCAAAGTTGCCGAGTTTAAGAGTTTTGAAACTAGAAGATTCTAATGTTGTTCATGGTTACGTTAGCAAGAAATATTATAGTGACGAAACTAGAGCTCGTGCAGAGGTTAGCTTGGTGAAGAAGCTGCAGCTCTTGGAGCACCTACAAGTTCTAACCATAGCTTTATCTACAGATTTGGGTTTGGAGCACATATCAGGCGATCAAAGGTTGGCAAACTACGTCAATGTTGTGAAAATGCATGAATTTCAACAAAAGCCGTTGAATATATCACTGTTGGTGAATATGGAGAATCTTTGTGAGCTCAGAATGCTTTATACTCATGTATCGGAGATCAATTCATATACAAATTTCAGTGAAAGTAGAACAGACTCGTCTGATCTATACAATCCGACAAGTCCATGCTTCACCAACCTCTCCCTCGTGAATATAATTCATTGCAATGGCATTAAGGATCTGACTTGGCTATTGTTTGCTCCAAATCTTGTCGAGCTACGCATTGTACATTCAGAAGAACTGGAAGAAAttataaacaaagagaaagaaaccaatATTACAGGTCTTATTCCATTTCTGAAACTACAAAGCTTATCGTTGAGCAGTTTGCCTAAGCTGGAGAGTATCTACTGGTGTCCTCTACCCTTTCCATTTTTGAGGGAATTAGATGCAAGTTACTGTCCAAAGCTGAGAAAGCTTCCCTTAAATGCTTTAAGTGTCCTACGAGTTGAGGAATTGGTTATAAGTATGGATCCTCGAGAACAGAGAATTGACCTTGAGTGGGAGGACGAAGTTACAAAAAAACGTTTCTCGCCTTCATTCATTGCACTCAGTCAG GTCTAA
- the LOC104752786 gene encoding katanin p80 WD40 repeat-containing subunit B1 homolog isoform X1 has protein sequence MAKRGYKLQEFLAHSANVNCLSIGKKTSRLFITGGDDYKVNLWAIGKPTSLMSLCGHTSAVDSVAFDSAEVLVLAGASSGVIKLWDVEEAKMVRAFTGHRSNCSAVEFHPFGEFLASGSSDANLKIWDIRKKGCIQTYKGHTRGINTIRFTPDGRWVVSGGLDNVVKVWDLTAGKLLHEFKFHEGPISSLDFHPLEFLLATGSADRTVKFWDLETFELIGSTRPEATGVRSIKFHPDGRTLFCGLDDSLKVYSWEPIVSHDGVDMGWSTLGDLCISEGKLLGCSYYQNSVGIWVSDISQIEPYGIGSADKKECVEKILSALDDQSSDRIRSSPRRSSSPDYETKEIKNIYIDSAGGNSAVAHKSVSLITPKVKATSTGQEVDNKSLILQSVVPWDCDIGKDSSDSGKESITFAKTKPGMLLRPAHVRKTPTKYDETKQSVAVQSEIPKKSASDDEKKLDTETAFDSERSVRKPFDVDDSIIKSITNKFEQALLPESPTGMLLKPPRVQRSPSTKFNEARCAASVDSGALDSKLSGLESPKDIDLPTGLKDDRGSNPCEDDIDNKSISSRSERVLSPEKAGGDLKSLESPGGSKGSNSVKVVRGVKVVSGRTRSLVERFERGEKITHSEDKAASATIVESSDAVEEESQTASVQAVSTTPTQVMPVKLDQATNSTPVEAPALSTRRTRSTPVRVMPVVLGRDTNMATDAPPVTSTRPDRTSSTNLISDVSCVTSTRQAMTSPAPVMPMILNQTSKLKSDESPVTSTRPDRPSSTNLTSDEPGVTSTRQDRTSPAPVMPMILNQTSKSDEPAIISTRPDRPSSTSLASDESGVTSTRQARNSPAPVMPMIPNETSKIKSDEPPVTSTRPDRPASTDLISDESPVTSTRQAKTSPALVTPVILSQRQKTNMKSDEPPVISRRPLRTSSARVMPVILNQASNSYDERPVSASRSARNSPARVMPMKLNQAENMPSYEPQVALTRSARNHARVIPGRNNQASNLASNASHIRSRQRYSPTQTLATPAVLDHVTDMTLDEAYITETQPACDILTQEEEPQISGRENDGDIWETLMETHNEVLNTLQSRLTKLQIVRHFWERSDIKGAIMALRKLSDHSVQADVISILTDKTEILTLDLFSQLAPVLTGLLGSRTERPVNVSLEMLLKLVAVFGTVVQSTVSARRVVGVDLHAEERLQMCQSCSAELQKVHKILPLLTRRGGLIARKAQELNLVLQTP, from the exons ATGGCGAAGCGTGGATATAAGCTCC AGGAGTTTTTGGCACATTCCGCAAATGTGAATTGTTTAAGTATCGGAAAGAAGACGTCTCGGCTCTTTATAACTGGTGGTGATGATTATAAAGTCAACCTTTGGGCGATCGGCAAGCCTACTTCTTTAATG AGTCTATGTGGGCATACTAGTGCAGTGGATTCAGTAGCTTTTGACTCCGCAGAAGTTTTGGTGCTTGCTGGAGCTTCTTCGGGTGTGATCAAGCTGTGGGATgtagaagaagcaaaga TGGTTCGAGCTTTTACTGGACATAGATCCAATTGTTCTGCTGTTGAATTTCATCCCTTTGGTGAATTTTTGGCATCGGGGTCAAGTGACGCCAATCTAAAGATTTGGGACATCAGAAAGAAGGGATGCATACAGACATACAAGGGTCATACTCGTGGCATCAACACTATCAGATTTACTCCTGATGGTCGTTGGGTAGTGTCAGGAGGACTTGATAATGTTGTAAAG GTATGGGATTTGACTGCTGGAAAGCTTTTGCATGAATTTAAGTTTCATGAAGGACCTATCAGTTCGCTAGACTTCCACCcactcgagttcctcctagccaCAG GTTCTGCAGACAGGACTGTAAAGTTCTGGGATTTGGAAACGTTTGAATTGATTGGATCTACCCGACCAGAG GCAACTGGAGTTCGTTCAATCAAATTTCATCCGGATGGGCGAACCCTTTTTTGTGGTTTGGATGATAGCTTAAAG GTTTATTCATGGGAACCAATAGTTAGCCATGATGGTGTTGATATGGGATGGTCAACGCTTGGTGACTTATGCATCAGCGAAGGGAAGCTCTTGGGTTGTTCATACTACCAAAATTCCGTAGGGATTTGGGTGTCAGATATATCG CAAATCGAGCCATATGGCATTGGATCTGCGGATAAAAAAGAATGCGTGGAGAAAATACTCAGTGCTCTGGACGATCAGTCCTCTGATAGAATAAGGAGTAGCCCAAGGCGCAGCTCATCTCCAGATTATGAgacaaaagagataaaaaacatatacatcGACT CTGCAGGTGGAAATTCAGCTGTTGCACATAAGTCAGTATCTCTAATTACTCCGAAAGTCAAGGCAACTTCTACTGGACAAGAAGTGGACAATAAATCTCTCATATTGCAAAGTGTTGTACCATGGGATTGTGATATTGGGAAAGACTCTTCTGATTCAGGAAAGGAATCTATCACTTTCGCAAAAACAAAACCAGGCATGCTACTGAGACCGGCTCATGTAAGAAAGACGCCAACAAAGTATGATGAGACCAAGCAGTCAGTGGCCGTTCAATCTGAGATTCCAAAGAAAAGTGCATCGGACGATGAGAAGAAGCTAGATACTGAGACAGCATTTGATTCAGAAAGAAGTGTCAGGAAACCATTTGATGTTGACGATTCTATCATCAAGAGTATAACCAACAAGTTTGAACAAGCTTTATTACCAGAATCACCAACTG GTATGCTGCTCAAACCACCTCGTGTACAGAGATCACCAAGTACTAAATTCAATGAGGCAAGATGTGCGGCATCCGTTGATTCTGGAGCTTTAGACAGTAAATTGAGTGGGTTAGAGTCCCCAAAAGACATAGACTTGCCAACAGGGCTTAAGGATGACAGAGGTAGTAATCCGTGTGAGGACGATATCGATAACAAGAGCATTTCAAGCAGGTCAGAAAGAGTTCTATCACCAGAGAAAGCTGGTGGTGATTTAAAAA GCCTTGAATCCCCAGGAGGTAGCAAAGGATCAAACTCTGTGAAGGTTGTTAGAGGAG TAAAAGTTGTTTCGGGAAGGACGCGGTCATTGGTTGAGAGGTTTGAAAGAGGGGAAAAAATTACTCACTCTGAAGACAAAGCAGCCAGTGCAACAATAGTTGAGAGCTCTGATGCTGTAGAGGAAGAGTCCCAGACAGCATCTGTACAGGCAGTTAGCACGACGCCCACCCAGGTAATGCCAGTTAAACTTGATCAGGCAACTAACTCAACGCCAGTTGAAGCTCCTGCGTTATCAACACGACGAACTAGAAGTACTCCAGTCAGAGTAATGCCTGTGGTACTCGGTCGAGACACTAATATGGCAACTGATGCGCCTCCTGTAACATCAACACGACCTGATAGGACTTCTTCTACTAATTTGATATCTGATGTGTCTTGTGTAACATCAACACGACAAGCTATGACTTCTCCAGCTCCAGTCATGCCTATGATACTCAATCAGACATCAAAATTGAAATCTGACGAGTCTCCTGTAACATCGACACGACCTGATAGGCCTTCCTCTACTAATTTAACATCTGATGAGCCTGGTGTAACATCAACACGACAAGATAGGACTTCTCCAGCTCCAGTCATGCCTATGATACTCAATCAGACATCGAAATCTGATGAGCCTGCTATTATATCAACACGACCTGATAGGCCTTCGTCTACTAGTTTGGCATCTGATGAGTCTGGTGTAACATCAACACGACAAGCTAGGAATTCTCCAGCTCCAGTCATGCCTATGATACCCAATGagacatcaaaaataaaatctgatgaGCCTCCTGTAACATCAACTCGACCTGATAGGCCTGCATCTACTGATTTGATATCTGATGAGTCTCCTGTAACATCAACACGACAAGCTAAGACTTCTCCAGCCCTAGTTACGCCTGTGATACTCAGTCAGCGTCAAAAAACTAACATGAAATCTGATGAGCCTCCTGTAATATCAAGAAGACCACTTAGGACCTCTTCAGCGCGAGTAATGCCTGTGATACTCAATCAAGCATCTAACTCGTATGATGAGCGTCCTGTATCAGCTTCACGATCAGCTAGAAATTCTCCAGCCCGTGTAATGCCTATGAAACTCAATCAAGCAGAAAATATGCCATCTTATGAGCCCCAAGTTGCATTAACACGATCAGCTAGGAACCATGCCCGTGTAATTCCTGGGAGAAACAACCAAGCAAGTAACTTGGCATCTAATGCATCTCATATAAGATCAAGGCAGCGATATAGCCCAACTCAAACGCTGGCAACACCTGCAGTACTTGATCATGTGACTGATATGACACTGGATGAGGCATATATAACGGAAACTCAACCAGCTTGTGATATTTTAACCCAG GAGGAAGAGCCTCAGATATCTGGGAGGGAAAATGATGGTGACATTTGGGAGACTTTAATGGAAACTCATAATGAAGTTTTAAACACTCTTCAATCAAGGTTAACAAAATTACAG ATTGTAAGACATTTTTGGGAACGAAGTGATATTAAAGGTGCGATCATGGCCTTGAGAAAGCTGTCAGATCACTCT GTTCAAGCAGATGTGATCAGTATTCTAACTGACAAAACAGAGATTTTAACATTGGATCTGTTTTCTCAGTTAGCACCCGTCCTCACAGGTTTGTTGGGCAGCAGGACTGAGAG GCCTGTAAATGTCTCCTTGGAAATGCTCTTGAAGCTTGTAGCAGTGTTTGGTACAGTTGTACAATCAACTGTTTCAGCACGACGAGTCGTTGGCGTTGATCTTCATGCGGAAGAAAG GTTACAAATGTGCCAAAGTTGTTCTGCGGAATTGCAAAAGGTTCACAAGATTCTTCCACTACTCACAAG GCGAGGTGGTCTCATAGCAAGAAAGGCTCAAGAACTAAACCTAGTTCTTCAAACACCTTAG
- the LOC104752786 gene encoding katanin p80 WD40 repeat-containing subunit B1 homolog isoform X2, whose product MAKRGYKLQEFLAHSANVNCLSIGKKTSRLFITGGDDYKVNLWAIGKPTSLMSLCGHTSAVDSVAFDSAEVLVLAGASSGVIKLWDVEEAKMVRAFTGHRSNCSAVEFHPFGEFLASGSSDANLKIWDIRKKGCIQTYKGHTRGINTIRFTPDGRWVVSGGLDNVVKVWDLTAGKLLHEFKFHEGPISSLDFHPLEFLLATGSADRTVKFWDLETFELIGSTRPEATGVRSIKFHPDGRTLFCGLDDSLKVYSWEPIVSHDGVDMGWSTLGDLCISEGKLLGCSYYQNSVGIWVSDISQIEPYGIGSADKKECVEKILSALDDQSSDRIRSSPRRSSSPDYETKEIKNIYIDCGNSAVAHKSVSLITPKVKATSTGQEVDNKSLILQSVVPWDCDIGKDSSDSGKESITFAKTKPGMLLRPAHVRKTPTKYDETKQSVAVQSEIPKKSASDDEKKLDTETAFDSERSVRKPFDVDDSIIKSITNKFEQALLPESPTGMLLKPPRVQRSPSTKFNEARCAASVDSGALDSKLSGLESPKDIDLPTGLKDDRGSNPCEDDIDNKSISSRSERVLSPEKAGGDLKSLESPGGSKGSNSVKVVRGVKVVSGRTRSLVERFERGEKITHSEDKAASATIVESSDAVEEESQTASVQAVSTTPTQVMPVKLDQATNSTPVEAPALSTRRTRSTPVRVMPVVLGRDTNMATDAPPVTSTRPDRTSSTNLISDVSCVTSTRQAMTSPAPVMPMILNQTSKLKSDESPVTSTRPDRPSSTNLTSDEPGVTSTRQDRTSPAPVMPMILNQTSKSDEPAIISTRPDRPSSTSLASDESGVTSTRQARNSPAPVMPMIPNETSKIKSDEPPVTSTRPDRPASTDLISDESPVTSTRQAKTSPALVTPVILSQRQKTNMKSDEPPVISRRPLRTSSARVMPVILNQASNSYDERPVSASRSARNSPARVMPMKLNQAENMPSYEPQVALTRSARNHARVIPGRNNQASNLASNASHIRSRQRYSPTQTLATPAVLDHVTDMTLDEAYITETQPACDILTQEEEPQISGRENDGDIWETLMETHNEVLNTLQSRLTKLQIVRHFWERSDIKGAIMALRKLSDHSVQADVISILTDKTEILTLDLFSQLAPVLTGLLGSRTERPVNVSLEMLLKLVAVFGTVVQSTVSARRVVGVDLHAEERLQMCQSCSAELQKVHKILPLLTRRGGLIARKAQELNLVLQTP is encoded by the exons ATGGCGAAGCGTGGATATAAGCTCC AGGAGTTTTTGGCACATTCCGCAAATGTGAATTGTTTAAGTATCGGAAAGAAGACGTCTCGGCTCTTTATAACTGGTGGTGATGATTATAAAGTCAACCTTTGGGCGATCGGCAAGCCTACTTCTTTAATG AGTCTATGTGGGCATACTAGTGCAGTGGATTCAGTAGCTTTTGACTCCGCAGAAGTTTTGGTGCTTGCTGGAGCTTCTTCGGGTGTGATCAAGCTGTGGGATgtagaagaagcaaaga TGGTTCGAGCTTTTACTGGACATAGATCCAATTGTTCTGCTGTTGAATTTCATCCCTTTGGTGAATTTTTGGCATCGGGGTCAAGTGACGCCAATCTAAAGATTTGGGACATCAGAAAGAAGGGATGCATACAGACATACAAGGGTCATACTCGTGGCATCAACACTATCAGATTTACTCCTGATGGTCGTTGGGTAGTGTCAGGAGGACTTGATAATGTTGTAAAG GTATGGGATTTGACTGCTGGAAAGCTTTTGCATGAATTTAAGTTTCATGAAGGACCTATCAGTTCGCTAGACTTCCACCcactcgagttcctcctagccaCAG GTTCTGCAGACAGGACTGTAAAGTTCTGGGATTTGGAAACGTTTGAATTGATTGGATCTACCCGACCAGAG GCAACTGGAGTTCGTTCAATCAAATTTCATCCGGATGGGCGAACCCTTTTTTGTGGTTTGGATGATAGCTTAAAG GTTTATTCATGGGAACCAATAGTTAGCCATGATGGTGTTGATATGGGATGGTCAACGCTTGGTGACTTATGCATCAGCGAAGGGAAGCTCTTGGGTTGTTCATACTACCAAAATTCCGTAGGGATTTGGGTGTCAGATATATCG CAAATCGAGCCATATGGCATTGGATCTGCGGATAAAAAAGAATGCGTGGAGAAAATACTCAGTGCTCTGGACGATCAGTCCTCTGATAGAATAAGGAGTAGCCCAAGGCGCAGCTCATCTCCAGATTATGAgacaaaagagataaaaaacatatacatcGACT GTGGAAATTCAGCTGTTGCACATAAGTCAGTATCTCTAATTACTCCGAAAGTCAAGGCAACTTCTACTGGACAAGAAGTGGACAATAAATCTCTCATATTGCAAAGTGTTGTACCATGGGATTGTGATATTGGGAAAGACTCTTCTGATTCAGGAAAGGAATCTATCACTTTCGCAAAAACAAAACCAGGCATGCTACTGAGACCGGCTCATGTAAGAAAGACGCCAACAAAGTATGATGAGACCAAGCAGTCAGTGGCCGTTCAATCTGAGATTCCAAAGAAAAGTGCATCGGACGATGAGAAGAAGCTAGATACTGAGACAGCATTTGATTCAGAAAGAAGTGTCAGGAAACCATTTGATGTTGACGATTCTATCATCAAGAGTATAACCAACAAGTTTGAACAAGCTTTATTACCAGAATCACCAACTG GTATGCTGCTCAAACCACCTCGTGTACAGAGATCACCAAGTACTAAATTCAATGAGGCAAGATGTGCGGCATCCGTTGATTCTGGAGCTTTAGACAGTAAATTGAGTGGGTTAGAGTCCCCAAAAGACATAGACTTGCCAACAGGGCTTAAGGATGACAGAGGTAGTAATCCGTGTGAGGACGATATCGATAACAAGAGCATTTCAAGCAGGTCAGAAAGAGTTCTATCACCAGAGAAAGCTGGTGGTGATTTAAAAA GCCTTGAATCCCCAGGAGGTAGCAAAGGATCAAACTCTGTGAAGGTTGTTAGAGGAG TAAAAGTTGTTTCGGGAAGGACGCGGTCATTGGTTGAGAGGTTTGAAAGAGGGGAAAAAATTACTCACTCTGAAGACAAAGCAGCCAGTGCAACAATAGTTGAGAGCTCTGATGCTGTAGAGGAAGAGTCCCAGACAGCATCTGTACAGGCAGTTAGCACGACGCCCACCCAGGTAATGCCAGTTAAACTTGATCAGGCAACTAACTCAACGCCAGTTGAAGCTCCTGCGTTATCAACACGACGAACTAGAAGTACTCCAGTCAGAGTAATGCCTGTGGTACTCGGTCGAGACACTAATATGGCAACTGATGCGCCTCCTGTAACATCAACACGACCTGATAGGACTTCTTCTACTAATTTGATATCTGATGTGTCTTGTGTAACATCAACACGACAAGCTATGACTTCTCCAGCTCCAGTCATGCCTATGATACTCAATCAGACATCAAAATTGAAATCTGACGAGTCTCCTGTAACATCGACACGACCTGATAGGCCTTCCTCTACTAATTTAACATCTGATGAGCCTGGTGTAACATCAACACGACAAGATAGGACTTCTCCAGCTCCAGTCATGCCTATGATACTCAATCAGACATCGAAATCTGATGAGCCTGCTATTATATCAACACGACCTGATAGGCCTTCGTCTACTAGTTTGGCATCTGATGAGTCTGGTGTAACATCAACACGACAAGCTAGGAATTCTCCAGCTCCAGTCATGCCTATGATACCCAATGagacatcaaaaataaaatctgatgaGCCTCCTGTAACATCAACTCGACCTGATAGGCCTGCATCTACTGATTTGATATCTGATGAGTCTCCTGTAACATCAACACGACAAGCTAAGACTTCTCCAGCCCTAGTTACGCCTGTGATACTCAGTCAGCGTCAAAAAACTAACATGAAATCTGATGAGCCTCCTGTAATATCAAGAAGACCACTTAGGACCTCTTCAGCGCGAGTAATGCCTGTGATACTCAATCAAGCATCTAACTCGTATGATGAGCGTCCTGTATCAGCTTCACGATCAGCTAGAAATTCTCCAGCCCGTGTAATGCCTATGAAACTCAATCAAGCAGAAAATATGCCATCTTATGAGCCCCAAGTTGCATTAACACGATCAGCTAGGAACCATGCCCGTGTAATTCCTGGGAGAAACAACCAAGCAAGTAACTTGGCATCTAATGCATCTCATATAAGATCAAGGCAGCGATATAGCCCAACTCAAACGCTGGCAACACCTGCAGTACTTGATCATGTGACTGATATGACACTGGATGAGGCATATATAACGGAAACTCAACCAGCTTGTGATATTTTAACCCAG GAGGAAGAGCCTCAGATATCTGGGAGGGAAAATGATGGTGACATTTGGGAGACTTTAATGGAAACTCATAATGAAGTTTTAAACACTCTTCAATCAAGGTTAACAAAATTACAG ATTGTAAGACATTTTTGGGAACGAAGTGATATTAAAGGTGCGATCATGGCCTTGAGAAAGCTGTCAGATCACTCT GTTCAAGCAGATGTGATCAGTATTCTAACTGACAAAACAGAGATTTTAACATTGGATCTGTTTTCTCAGTTAGCACCCGTCCTCACAGGTTTGTTGGGCAGCAGGACTGAGAG GCCTGTAAATGTCTCCTTGGAAATGCTCTTGAAGCTTGTAGCAGTGTTTGGTACAGTTGTACAATCAACTGTTTCAGCACGACGAGTCGTTGGCGTTGATCTTCATGCGGAAGAAAG GTTACAAATGTGCCAAAGTTGTTCTGCGGAATTGCAAAAGGTTCACAAGATTCTTCCACTACTCACAAG GCGAGGTGGTCTCATAGCAAGAAAGGCTCAAGAACTAAACCTAGTTCTTCAAACACCTTAG
- the LOC104752787 gene encoding uncharacterized protein LOC104752787, whose product MVMMMMMTTTMMESDWGTWEELLLGGAVLRHGTGDWTVVADELHSHSLPEIFTPEICKAKYKDLRKRYLGCKAWFEELKKKRVAELKAALLKSEDSIGSLESKLQSLKSESNDECQQNNYDSSRTLSLEPSPKSEGGGECTSKDTSKDLSSVGSFTQQELITTNWSPEAKSEAPVVVVAVEQEQTENILHSDIFESVYGGGQVLPSMRKKRGKRKRKDCSVGKEVTEVSAVEESDLLDTSADIASVSRCKEAASTSNNSQSRGHGLALPKDLMKIYNTIAQNECALVFRRRLDSQKRGRYKKLVQRHMDLDTIQSRINGCSISSAKELFRDFLFVANNAAIFYSKNTREYKSAVCLRDIVTKSLRHYLTEDHLPHRSSITTTSTTKVPVLPQKPTSPVVRMSQAAKKPRTGAHPLKTVVKDMAKTTSRGKKRSVTDIPVSAVKSSAAGKKGTAVERRKDGRQANRGLDSPALMGRKRNRVR is encoded by the exons atggttatgatgatgatgatgacgacgacgatgatggaGAGTGATTGGGGAACATGGGAGGAGCTTCTTCTCGGCGGTGCCGTTCTACGTCATGGAACCGGTGATTGGACCGTTGTCGCCGACGAGCTccattctcattctcttcctGAGATTTTCACACCTGAG ATATGCAAGGCTAAGTACAAGGACTTGCGGAAACGTTATTTGGGATGCAa AGCTTGGTTTGAAGAGCTTAAGAAGAAACGAGTAGCTGAGCTAAAGGCAGCTTTACTTAAATCCGAAGACTCCATTGG GTCTTTGGAATCAAAGCTTCAGAGTTTGAAGTCAGAAAGTAACGATGAATGTCAACAAAACAATTATGATTCTAGCCGAACGTTATCACTCGAACCCTCCCCAAAGTCCGAGGGTGGAGGAGAATGCACGAGCAAAGATACATCCAAAGACTTGTCATCAGTTGGTAGCTTCACACAGCAAGAACTGATCACAACAAATTGGTCACCGGAAGCCAAGTCAGAAGCaccagtagtagtagtagcagtaGAGCAAGAGCAGACGGAAAACATATTACACAGCGACATTTTCGAGTCAGTGTATGGAGGAGGACAAGTGCTTCCGAGTATGAGGAAGAAACGAGGCaagagaaaacgaaaagatTGCAGCGTTGGTAAAGAAGTGACAGAAGTTAGCGCTGTAGAAGAAAGCGATTTGTTGGATACTTCTGCTGATATTGCTAGCGTTTCTAGGTGTAAAGAAGCTGCTTCTACTAGCAACAACAGTCAAAGCCGAGGTCATGGTTTGGCTTTACCAAAGGATCTTATGAAGATATACAACACTATTGCACAGAACGAATGTGCACTCGTCTTCCGTAGACGGCTTGATAGCCAG AAAAGGGGAAGATACAAGAAACTGGTGCAGAGGCATATGGATTTAGACACAATACAATCAAGGATCAATGGTTGTTCAATATCTTCAGCGAAAGAGCTCTTTAGAGACTTTCTTTTTGTAGCGAATAACGCAGCCatattttactctaagaacactcGTGAATACAAATCCGCGGTGTGCCTTAGAGACATTGTTACCAAGTCTCTGAGACACTATTTGACAGAAGATCATCTTCCTCATCGTAGCAGCATTACTACAACAAGCACAACAAAGGTTCCGGTTCTTCCTCAGAAACCTACATCTCCTGTGGTCCGAATGAGCCAAGCAGCTAAAAAACCAAGAACCGGGGCGCACCCTCTTAAGACTGTTGTGAAAGATATGGCAAAGACTACAAGCAGGGGTAAGAAAAGGTCTGTTACGGATATACCAGTTTCTGCTGTGAAATCGTCAGCAGCTGGTAAGAAGGGAACGGctgtagagagaagaaaggACGGTAGACAAGCAAATCGAGGACTTGATTCTCCTGCATTGATGGGGAGAAAGCGGAACCGGGTTAGATGA